One window from the genome of Epinephelus moara isolate mb chromosome 5, YSFRI_EMoa_1.0, whole genome shotgun sequence encodes:
- the LOC126390605 gene encoding E3 ubiquitin-protein ligase TRIM7-like — MAMALPAAFLSEDQFTCSICLDVFRNPVSTPCGHSFCQACISSYWDGPGGGVGAGGRGAKSYQCPLCKESFRKRPELHINRTLKEITERFKEMANAGVPWDGRDGGGVENPNSHLHHHHHLALTSSSSPQRPGEMPETVLAEMMTRFQMLPIPVPHPQSPGSVNAHQSFQAQNHNPHDPPPPYSPPPYSPPRRYTLSGSIDSPPNLPLCPAHMRGLEFFCRTDNTCVCCTCVETAEHRGHNIIPAKREWHIKKSQLGIAEVELKDQICERERKVEEIQNSLREIQAAAERETEGAVCVFTKLISSLERCQAEVLEVLEMTRRAAEHKAKGLLRELEEELTELRKRRTTLSELALSEDCVFFLKTFSALSTPPQAKDWSNVSVVSELTSGVILRTVNQVMERFQEEMQKLPEVCQRSLAVPRPNPKVRRVQEYAADITLDPNTAHPRLIISADGKQVHCGERHQAVPDNPERFDRVVCVLASQGFNSGRHYWEVEVGGKTDWDLGVASRSVNRKGKITVSPANGYWFLSLRDRTDYAFRTEPSTNLTVNLRPSRIGIFVDCDKGLVSFYNVEARLLIYTFTDIFSDTIHPFFSPCTNKSGRNEAPLIICPIATWE; from the exons ATGGCAATGGCGCTGCCTGCAGCCTTTCTATCTGAAGACCAGTTCACCTGCTCCATCTGTCTGGATGTGTTCAGGAACCCAGTCTCAACACCATGTGGCCACAGCTTCTGCCAGGCCTGCATCTCTTCCTACTGGGATGGACCAGGAGGAGGAGTTGGAGCAGGGGGGAGGGGCGCCAAGTCCTACCAGTGTCCCCTCTGCAAGGAGTCCTTCCGCAAGCGACCAGAGCTCCATATCAACCGAACCCTGAAGGAAATCACCGAACGGTTCAAGGAGATGGCCAACGCCGGGGTGCCATGGGAtggaagagatggaggaggagtaGAGAATCCAAACTCACATCtgcaccatcatcatcacctggCCCTGACATCGTCATCATCACCCCAGAGGCCGGGGGAGATGCCAGAGACAGTCTTGGCTGAGATGATGACTCGTTTTCAGATGCTGCCAATTCCTGTCCCTCACCCCCAAAGCCCCGGTTCAGTCAATGCTCACCAGTCCTTCCAGGCGCAGAACCATAACCCCCATGACCCACCTCCACCCTACTCACCTCCACCCTACTCACCTCCCCGCAG GTACACACTGAGCGGTTCCATTGATTCTCCCCCCAATCTGCCTCTTTGCCCCGCCCACATGAGAGGTCTCGAGTTCTTCTGCCGCACCGACAACACCTGTGTCTGCTGCACCTGTGTGGAGACAGCGGAGCACCGAGGACACAATATCATCCCTGCCAAGAGAGAGTGGCACATCAagaag TCCCAGTTAGGTATCGCAGAGGTGGAGCTGAAGGATCAAatctgtgagagagagaggaaagtggAGGAAATACAGAACTCTTTACGAGAGATACAG GCCGctgctgagagagagacagagggagctgtttgtgtgtttacaaagCTGATCTCCAGTTTGGAGCGCTGCCAAGCTGAAGTCTTGGAG GTGTTAGAAATGACTCGGCGGGCGGCTGAGCACAAAGCCAAAGGCCTGCTgagagagctggaggaggagctaACTGAGCTGAGAAAGAGGAGAACAACACTGAGCGAGCTGGCTCTGTCTGAAGACTGCGTGTTCTTTCTCAAG ACGTTCTCTGCCCTGTCCACCCCTCCACAAGCTAAGGACTGGTCCAATGTCTCTGTGGTGTCTGAGCTGACCTCAGGGGTGATCCTCCGGACTGTCAATCAAGTGATGGAGCGCTTTCAGGAAGAGATGCAGAAACTGCCAGAAGTCT GCCAGCGATCTTTGGCTGTACCCAGGCCCAACCCAA AGGTAAGGAGGGTTCAAGAATATGCAG CCGACATCACTTTAGACCCCAACACAGCCCACCCACGTCTCATCATCTCAGCGGATGGGAAGCAGGTGCACTGTGGCGAACGCCATCAGGCGGTACCCGACAACCCTGAGCGCTTTGAccgggtggtgtgtgtgttagccAGCCAGGGCTTCAACTCAGGACGGCATTACTGGGAG GTGGAGGTGGGAGGTAAGACTGACTGGGACCTGGGAGTAGCGAGCCGGTCCGTCAATCGGAAGGGCAAAATCACCGTAAGTCCTGCCAATGGCTACTGGTTCCTCAGCCTGCGGGATCGGACCGACTACGCCTTTCGGACAGAGCCCTCAACCAACCTGACAGTCAACCTCAGACCCTCCCGGATCGGAATCTTTGTGGACTGTGATAAGGGACTGGTGTCCTTCTACAACGTGGAGGCCAGATTGCTCATCTATAcattcacagatattttttctgacaccatccatccattcttcAGCCCCTGTACTAATAAATCAGGACGGAATGAGGCTCCGCTAATCATTTGCCCTATTGCAACATGGGAATGA
- the LOC126390606 gene encoding UPF0687 protein C20orf27 homolog, giving the protein MATGRKGSTSKAGGVRFPDDDEPPGSPTRKDESNLCSLIAIQEKDGSYLVKAGFLKSHQCYEIVFTVPDVPTLGKELSCLPSSSPSRRFPNLRVHRINSTLEGGVKVTCEYRTHQEGVLQEEITLVTRGKKGSTLKVRFQAKVIDPHHGTPMLLDGVRCLGSQRDARTRHSSSRERI; this is encoded by the exons atggcaacaggaaGAAAAG GCTCCACCTCAAAGGCTGGCGGTGTACGTTTCCCTGACGACGACGAGCCCCCTGGCTCTCCAACACGGAAAGATGAGTCAAACCTCTGTTCTCTCATCGCTATCCAGGAGAAGGATGGCAGCTACTTGGTcaag GCTGGTTTCCTCAAGAGCCACCAGTGTTACGAGATTGTCTTCACCGTCCCAGATGTCCCCACACTGGGAAAAGAGCTCTCCTGccttccttcctcttctccaTCTCGGAGGTTCCCCAACCTCCGGGTCCATCGTATTAACTCCACACTGGAGG GAGGTGTAAAGGTAACATGTGAGTACAGGACTCACCAGGAGGGggtgctgcaggaggagatCACTCTGGTAACCAGAGGGAAAAAAGGCAGCACTCTGAAGGTCAGATTCCAGGCCAAAGTCATTG ATCCACATCACGGGACTCCCATGCTGCTGGACGGGGTGAGGTGCCTGGGTTCTCAGAGAGACGCCCGCACGAGGCACAGCAGCAGCCGTGAGAGGATATGA